A genome region from bacterium includes the following:
- a CDS encoding thioredoxin family protein, translating into MKRTQVAALILVLLVVGAVVAMKANQMQDSNTVPEGATCPTVPSRSDTGSPPAPAPTAQESAASLPRLVDLGSTTCIPCKQMAPILEELKVELQGKVEVEFIDIAQNPQAADKYAINVIPTQIFLDQTGQEAFRHEGFYPKADILAQLEKMGVKTN; encoded by the coding sequence GTGAAACGGACACAGGTGGCAGCGCTCATTCTCGTCCTGCTCGTCGTCGGGGCGGTCGTGGCCATGAAGGCCAACCAGATGCAGGACAGCAACACGGTGCCCGAAGGGGCAACCTGTCCCACGGTCCCGAGCAGGAGCGACACCGGCTCACCACCGGCCCCGGCCCCCACGGCCCAGGAGTCGGCTGCATCGCTGCCGCGGCTGGTGGACCTCGGCTCCACCACCTGCATCCCCTGCAAGCAGATGGCGCCGATCCTCGAGGAGCTCAAGGTGGAGTTGCAGGGCAAGGTCGAGGTCGAGTTCATAGACATCGCCCAGAACCCGCAGGCGGCCGACAAGTACGCCATCAACGTGATCCCCACCCAGATCTTCCTCGACCAGACCGGCCAGGAAGCGTTCCGTCACGAGGGCTTCTACCCCAAGGCGGACATCCTGGCCCAGCTGGAGAAGATGGGCGTCAAGACCAACTAG